In Neomonachus schauinslandi chromosome 12, ASM220157v2, whole genome shotgun sequence, the sequence CCTTatggaaaaaatgtttgcaagtTAAAATACGTACTACATCTTCGGGTTTGTATATGTCAAAGCAAACAACACAACTGTCTTCATTTGGATCTAGTTCCTTATCCCCTTCCTTGAGCACTCGCAGTTGAAGCTGACCAATAGCTTTCTTCACATCTGCTTTTATCTGTCTTCGCCCCCTGATGGAAGAATTGGGCACTCGAGGTACCCATGCACAGTACAAGAAAAGGTAGGCAACTGTGGCAGCCAGGAAGGTGAACAGAGACATGACATAATGGCTCAGCCATGGCATGTGCATTCTCCCCACTTCAATGATGATCGTCACATAAACTCCCTTCTGAATCAAGTGCAAAAGTTCCATGCCTTTCAAGTTGCCTATCATCACCGCGACTATATTTTCTGTTCCCTGGTGAGACATGGGAAACACTTTGTTGCCCGTACCTGGATAGTTATAGATGATCACCCCATTTGCTCCCTTCTCTGCTGCC encodes:
- the RNF148 gene encoding RING finger protein 148, with the protein product MSLLQITASTHSSVSSRLLRLSIFLLLSLPDSKGKAIWTAHLNITFQVGNRIISELGESGVFGNHSPLERVSGAVVLPKGWNQNACNPMTNFSRPEQADSWLALIERGGCTFTHKINVAAEKGANGVIIYNYPGTGNKVFPMSHQGTENIVAVMIGNLKGMELLHLIQKGVYVTIIIEVGRMHMPWLSHYVMSLFTFLAATVAYLFLYCAWVPRVPNSSIRGRRQIKADVKKAIGQLQLRVLKEGDKELDPNEDSCVVCFDIYKPEDVVRILTCKHFFHKACIDPWLLAHRTCPMCKCDILKT